ACAAAATGATACAATTAAAGTAACAATCTGCTTTAAAAAAGCGAGGGAAGGTTTTTAAAAAACCGAGTGTTATGAAAATAAAGATTTATACAAAAAGGCTTGGGATAAGCATTGCAGCATTTGTATTTGGAATTTTGTTTATAATCCTTTTAATCAGAAATTTTACAATCAAAAATACACCAACCCAAAATGACAACATAACCTATATAAAAAATATGTTTGAACTGAAAAATGCAAAGCTTGTTGAAGACAACATTGTCATCGAGAAGTTACCAGACGATACCTTTATGTTCAAGTATCTTTTTGAAGACTCAAAATCAAAATATGAAGTATACATGAAAGAAAACCAATCAATAGTTTATTTTAAAAAATTTACTCCTTCCGACATTATTAACAGATTTTCAATAAGTGATGTGAAGACAAAAGCTTTCAAGCTTTTATATAAGCTCGCGCCTTATACAAAAGGAAATGTTGATATTGAGGTGGCTTCATCGCAAAATGCCTACGTTTGTGTTTTTAATCGATATGAAGGCGACAAAAAGGTTTTAGGAAACTGGGCAACGGTTGTACTTAACAAAGATAACGGAGAACTTTTGGAGTTTAGCATAAACTGGCATCAAGATATTAACTTTAGGAATGCAGGCAAAAAAGGCGACGAAGAGAGTAAAATCTTAAGTAGCATAAAGGTTGTACCTGTTTTGAGCTCGGATTCTTTTTTAAAGTATACCACAGTGAACAATGTCCTTGGATTAAAAGATGTCTATTACGATTTTGTTGATGGCAAGGTGTATCCACAGATTAATCTACCTACAAACACTTTAAATATCGGGGATTATAATAACTATGTTGAGTACGCTCAAAAAAAAGCACAGGCTGAATATGTAAAGTTGAAATTTGGAAAGATTTTAAATCTGCTTTCTTCCCAGGCAAGACGTCTTCCTTTTTCTTCGTCCGAGTTTAGTATTTCTTCCAGCGGTGAATACTTATATACCAAGAAAAGTATTTTTGGTACTGTAAAGATAACTGCTGATAAGTACGGAAATATCTTAAAAGCTATGGCAGATTTGAAACCATCTGATGAGATAAAAAAAGTTGAGTCTAAGGTTTTAAATGATAGAGCAGAACAGATTATGCAGGCGCTTGCTGGGAAATATGTTGTTGCAAAATCTTATATATTCGAAAATGACAATCAGCACACTGTAAGTTACAAGCTCTATATAGGGAATGCCTACATAATGAATGGGAAACTTGAAATTACATTTGATAAACTTTCTGGAGAAGTATTAAGACTTGATTTTGATTTGGGCATAAGACCAGAGTTTATGGAAAAGGTGAAAACTCTAAAAAGTCCATCCGAATATATGAATCTCATAAAATCAAGTGGTTTTGAAGAAGTTTATGTTCTGACAAAAGATTATGGGAAGGTCTACCTTTATCAAAAACCTGTTGAAGCGCACTTAGCGTTAAAGCCCAGGTTTGATATGACATATCTCATGCATGCAACAAAATAAAATCACAGTTATTTTTTGAGGGGGACGGCAAAGTTATGCAGAGCATTTTGATAAAAAATGCCAAGATATATACTATGGACGAAAAAGGTATTATTGAAAAAGGAGATATGCTCATCAAAGATGGCAAGATATCAATGATTGATAACAATATAAATGAAGATGCAGATTACATAATAGATGCAACAGGCAGGCTTGTCTTTCCAGGGTTTATAGATGCGCACTCACATATAGGGATGTGGGAAGATTCTTTGGGGTTTGAAGGAGCTGATGGGAACGAAGACTCAGACCCAGTTACGCCACACCTTAGAGCAATTGATGCTATAAATCCGTTTGACAGAAGTTTTGAAGAGGCAATTGAAGGTGGCGTTACCTGTGTTGCAACAGGACCGGGAAGTGCCAATGTGATAGGCGGTCAGTTTTGTGTCATCAAGACGTTTGGTAAGAGAGTTGACAAAATGGTTGTAAAAGAACCTGCTGCAATGAAGGTTGCATTTGGGGAAAACCCAAAAAGCGTGTATCATGAAAAACACCAGATGCCTCAAACACGCATGGCAACTGCTGCAATCTTAAGAGAAGCACTTTTTAAAGCAAGAGAGTACTTAAATAAAAAGCTTGAAGCTCAGCAGGATGAAGAGAAAGATATGCCAGAGTTTGATATGAAAAGTGAAAGCCTTATAAAGGTTTTGACAAAAGAAATTCCGCTCAAAGCGCATGCTCACAGGGCAGATGACATATTCACAGCAATAAGGATTGCCAAAGAATTTGATGTAAATCTCACCCTTGACCATGTCACAGACGGATATTTGATTGTAGATGAGCTAAAACAAGAAAATGTTCCATGCATTGTTGGACCAAACCTTACTGATAGGTCAAAGGTTGAGCTCAAAAACCTTGATTTTAAAAATCCAGGCATACTTTCTAAAGAAGGCATTCTTGTTGCTATCATGACAGACCATCCTGTCATTCCGCAAAAATATCTTGTGCTATGTAGCGCGCTTGCATGCAAAAGCGGAATGGACGAGATAGACGCTCTAAAAGCAATTACTATAAACCCTGCAAAGATTTTAGGGATTGATAACAGAGTTGGAAGTTTAAAAGAAGGCAAAGATGCTGATATTGTAATATACAAGGGTCATCCTTTTGACATATTTTCTGAGGTTGAATATGTTTTAATTGATGGCAAAGTTGTATATCATCGCAAATAAAAAGGGGAAATTATGAAAAATGAAGGAGATAATGTCTTATTCGTATGATGAGACAGTATCGATTGGTTATAAAATTGGGAAAAATCTTTTCAAAGGTGCTATTGTTACCTTAGAAGGTGATCTTGGTAGCGGAAAAACCGCACTGACAAGGGGGATAGCCAAGGCTTTTGGGATTGAAGATATTTCAAGTCCGACATTTACCATATTTCATGTGTATGAAGGGAAAGATGGCATTTTGGTTTATCATTTTGACATTTACAGGATTGAAGAGACAGAGCTTGAGGATATAGGATATGAAGAGTACTTTTATGGTGATGGTATAGTGATAATTGAGTGGGCTGATAAATTGAAGATGCTTTATCCCAAAGAATGCTTAAAAGTTTGTTTTCAAAGGATAGATGAAAATATGCGAAAGATAGTGATAACCGGTATTGGGGAAAGGTACAAAAAAGTTGAGGATGTGATAGAGAAAGATGAAGATATTGGCGATTGAGACATCCGGCAAGGTTGCAAGTGCTGCTTTGCTGGAAGATTGCAAGGTAATTTCTGAGATAGTTCTTAACACAAAACTTGTTCACTCTGTGATGTTAATTGATTTAATTGACCAGGTATTAAAAAATGCTTCGAGCAAAATAGAAGATGTTGACCTATTTGCGGTATCAATAGGCCCTGGTTCTTTTACCGGGCTCAGAATAGGTGTTTCAACAATAAAAGGTTTTTGCTATGCCACTTCAAAACCCTGTGTAGGTGTTGATACTTTGAAAGCTCTTTGCTATAACTTCTGGGCTTGTTCAGATTTTCTAATGCCCATTTTGGATGCAAAGTCGCAAAAGGTATTTACTGGAATTTTCAGATTCGAGGAGGGCAAGCTCAAAACATATCATCCAACTTCGATACTTGATATCGAAGAAGCAAAAGAGCTTGCAAAAAAGTATAACCCTATTTTGCTGGGTGAGGGTTTGGATGTTTATGATTTTTCTCAATTCAAGGTTTCACCTAAGTTTTTGCAGTATCAAAAAGCGTCAAATGTTGGATTATTAGGTTATGAACTTGCCCAAGAAGGAAAAGTTATTTCTCATTTTGACCTTGTACCAGTTTACCTTAAAAAATCCTACGCGGAAAGGGATTTGGGTACATGACAAAAGGTGTAATAAGAAGGATGACAGAAAAAGACATTGATATGGTACATGAAATAGAAATTTTGTCATTCTCTGTACCATGGAGTAAAGAAAGTTTTATAGATGAGATTAAAAATAAAAATGCAATATACTATGTATATGAAGAGGATAGTAAAGTATGGGGATTTGCAGGGATGCATCATATAGTAGATGAAGGACATATTACAAATATTGCTGTACATCCCCAAAAAAGAGGGCAGGGAATAGGGAGACTTTTACTTTCTGCCCTCATTTCGTATGCAAAGGAAAATGGACTTGTTGGTCTTACGCTTGAGGTGAGAAGCAAAAATTATGTTGCTATCTCACTTTACAAAAGCTTAGGATTTATTCAGGAGGGTATAAGAAAAAATTATTATTCCGACCCACCGGATGATGCTATAATTATGTGGTTGTGGTTATAAATTTATACTTAATACTTCTTCAATTTTTTTCATTATTTTTTGAGTAATTTGGAGGCATTCTTTTTTGCCCATTTGAATCCAGTCAATAAATTTTTTAGAATCTACCAAGAAGACTCACTCCTGTTCTGTAGATTAAGTTAGCGAATGTGGCTTTGTCATCTTTTAACCTCTGCCACTCCTCTGGTGTGTATATTATTATATCGACGTCACTTGTGTAGTCAAGCTCTAAAAGCATTTTTTGCACAAGCTCTCTTTTATTATCTGTATCAATAATTATACAAAGGTCAATATCACTGTTTTTTCGGGCAGCTTTTTTAGCCAGCGAACCAAACAGAATAATGTCATAAACAGAATATTTTTGCAAAATTTGTTCCTTCAAATATTCAACTTCCTCATATATTGTCATTTTCTTTTGCATAAAAACTCTCCATATGAAAATTTTTCTACTTTCAATTATATCACAACTTTTGCTATTCAAAACCTTTTTGCAAGCTCCATAAATTGGTCTTTCGGAAGAGGTTTGCCAAACAAATACCCCTGTCCAAAATCACACTCAAAAGATTTTAGTATTTCAGCCTGCTGACTATCCTCAATACCCTCTGCCACAACTTTTAACTCTAAGATGTGAGAAAGGTCAATTATACTTTTAGCTATTTTTTGTTCTTTTACATCCTTGTTCATATTTGCTATAAAACTTCTATCGATTTTAACAACGTCAATAGGAAGTTCTTTCAAATAGTTCAGAGAAGAATAACCTGAACCAAAATCATCAAGAAAAACTTTCATACCCTTTTCTTTCAAGGTTTTAAGTGACTTTATGGTATTTTGTGGATCTGCCATTGCAACTGATTCGGTAATCTCTATTCCTAAATAAGCAGGATCAATATTTGAAGTTTCAATAGTATAAAGTACGTCATCAATAAAATTTGCGCTTGAAAACTCTCTTAAGGATGTGTTAAAGGAGATATAAAAATTGTAATTTACCACTTCTCTTATGTTCTTCAAATCTGAAATGACCTTTGTCACTACCCATTTACCAATTTGAGTTATTAATCCTGTCTGTTCAGCAATTGGAATGAAAGACATAGGTGGTATAATACCTTTTTGTGGATGTATCCAGCGGATAAGTCCTTCTGCTCCACATAATTGTATTTTTTTAAGGTCCACAATTGGTTGATAATATAAAATAAACTGTTCTTCTTCTATAGCCTTTCTCAAATCTGATTCAAATTCCAGTCTTTGCTGAAGAATATTATCCATTTCCAGACTATAAAAACAGAAAGTGTTTTTGCCTTTTTCTTTAGCAATCTTTAAAGCTTTATCAGCGTTTGTCAGAAGCGATGTGCTATCTTGTCCGTCTGAAGGATATATAGCTATTCCCATGCTTGGTGTAATATAAAAATTATATTTCATTATTTCCCATGATGTAGAAAAAGAATTAAAGATTTTATAGATGAAATAGTTCAGAATATTGAGATCAGGAAAGCTATAAACTACTATTCCAAATTCATCTCCTGTCAGTCTTGCCACAAAACCATTAGTACCTATTGATTCTTTAAGTCTGTGCGCGATTTCTTTTAGAACAATATCACCAGTTGTATGACCAAGAGTATTATTTACCTTACCAAAATTGTCAATATCAATCAATATTAATGCAAACTGCTGGCCTTTTAAATTGGATTCTTTAATAGTCTTTTCAAGTGTAAGCATAAAATGATTTTTGTTTGGAAGACCTGTTAGCTGGTCAAAGTAAGCAAGCTCTTTTATCTTTTCCTGGTTTTTGACAAGTTTTTTATACTGGACAACAAGTTTTTCCTGTGTTTTAGAAAGTTCAGCATTTGTTTTTTGAAGTTCCTCTAATGCATTTTGGAGATTATTTTCAGACAGGTAAAGAAAATAAATTTTTTTGCGAATCAGAAAATACAGAAAGCATGCAGTGACAAGTACAAAGAGCCAGCCTTTGATGACAGAAAAAATAGCAAAAAGATGTTTGTTTGCGAAAAGTTTGGTTGTCAGCATATCAGAAACCAAGATCCAAACTGCGCTTACAACTGCATATATTATTGAGATTTTAGCTGCATAATTGTTGGCTTTACAGTTTAAATCTTTATTCTTCTCAGACATTTTGTTAATCACCACAGAATCTGCAGGAAATTTTCTTCTCATATTTATACCCAGAAAAAAGAGACTAAAAACATCTTTTGCATATGTATTCTTAAGCTGAAATTTTCATTTTCAAAAAGGGTATAAATGATATATAATTTCTGCATATTGCATATCCTATTATTTAGAAAAAGACGGGTGGTTTTAATGATAGTGAGAGCATATATAGATGATTTTAGCGAAATAGTAGTTGTGTTGTCCCGGATGGTGCATTCTATAAAGAAAGAAGACTTTAAAGTATTTTTGAATGAAGAAGAAATAGACATAGAAAGAATAGACAAGATAATTCCTCACTCCGACAATCCTTTTGAAGCAGAAATGAGAGGCTATGAGATTTGCGAGCAAAAAGGAAAGATTAGGTTTGTTTTAAAAGAAGGGCATTTTGACTATCACCGAAAACCGCTCAGAAAACCAGTATTTGTAATTGGTGAGATGAATAACTGGCAGATTTCACCAGAGTGGGAAATGACATATTCAAAACTGCGCGGGAGATATGAGCTAATAAAAGACCTAAAGGATATAAAAATAGGGCAAAAATTTAAATTTGCAGAGGGTGCAAATCAAAAACTTTGGTATCCACCTGGATTTGGAAATGACATTGTAATATCCGAATACTTTGATAGAGAAAACGCTTTTTCAAATATGATAAGAATTGTTACTTCAAAAAGGCTTTTACCAAATTTGAAGTACAAGGTTGTTTATAAAACAGAACACATTTGGGCAAGGCCGCGAGAAATTCTAACAAGACCAGAGTTTTTTTATCCATATGAGCTTGGTTTTAAATATGAACCGTATGGTACTTACTTTAAACTCTGGGCACCTTCGGCATATAAAGTTAAAGTAAAAATATTTGATGAGAGCGAAAATTTCAGGTTTGAAAAAGAAATGGCTCGAGAAGAAAACGGGGTATGGAATATTTATCTCACTGGTAACTTGAAAAACCATTATTATCTTTATGAGGTTTGGCATTACAACTATGATGAGGATGAAGGATTTATTGTGTACGAAGTTCCTGATCCTTATTCAAAAGCTTCTTCATCAAATTCTCAAAAATCTTTTATATTTGACCCGGCAGACACGCAAATTGAAGGATGGCATCACGATGAGTACGTCAAAACCATAGAAAAACAACAAGATGCCATAATATATGAAATGCATGTAAGAGACTTTACAATTGATGAAACTTCAGGTATAGATGATAAATTGAGAGGGAAGTTTCTGGGTCTTTGTCAGCAGAGCTACTACAAAGAAAGATTTTCAACAGGTCTTTTACACCTTAAAGAACTTGGAATTACTCACATTCATCTTCTTCCTATTTCTGACTTTGGAAGCGTTGATGATAAAAATCCTGATAAAAAATACAACTGGGGGTACGATCCTGTTTTGTATCAGTGCCCGGAGTACTGGTATTCCACAAAAAGCGGAGGTATTGAGGCTTTAAAGGAACTCAAGATTATGATAAAAACTTTACACCAAAACGGTATTGGAGTTGTGATGGATGTTGTGTTTAATCACACATACCATATAAAGGGTGGTAGGTTTTCTATCTTTGACAAGGTTGTTCCGGGGTATTTTTATCGCGTAGATGATTACGGCGAGTATTCGAATGCAACAGGGTGTGGAAATGAAATTGCAACAGAAAAACCAATGGTTCGAAAGTTTATACTTGATACCATAATATACTGGACAGAAGAATTTCATATAGATGGTTTCAGGTTTGATCTCATGGGGCTTATTGATACTCAAACTATGAGAACAATTGCCAGAGAGGTTCGCAAGAGAAACCCAAAAGCTCTTATTTATGGTGAAGGCTGGGTGATGGGAGATAGTTTATGTCTTGTGGAGGAAAGAGCAACAATTGAATCAAGTGCACATAAGGGATATTCCATTGGACTTTTCAATGATAGAATAAGGGATAGCATAAGGGGAGACCTTGATGGGTTTAGAACTGGCTATATGCATGGGAATCTTTCGGATGTTGAAAGATTAAAACAGGGTATAAAGGCAGCTATTGACGATTTTGCCAAAGAACCTGACGAATGTGTTAACTATGTTTCCTGCCATGATAATTTAACTCTTTTTGATAAAGCACAGAAAACTATGGTTGGTGAAGATATATTCTGGATTGACCGGGCATGCCGCTTAGCAAATGCAATCATCTTAACATCTCAGGGCATTGCGTTTTTGCATGGTGGAGTTGAGTTCAATAGAAGCAAAGGAGGGCACCCGAACACATACAACGCAGGGGATAGCATAAACAAGATTGACTGGAGTTTAAAAGAAAAGTTCTATGACACATTTAAGTTTTATTGTGACCTTATAAAACTGAGGAAAGAGCATTTAGCGTTCAGGATGCGGTCATCTGGTGAGATAAGAAAATATCTAAAATTCGTACCAGCACCTGATGGCATTGTAGCATTTTTGATTTCTTATCCCCGTGACAACTGGAAAAAGATTGTTGTTGCTTATAATCCTTTCAAGGAGAAAAAGGTTATTGCGCTTCCTGATGGAATATGGAACATAAAGGCAAATGATGGAGTGATATTTTCGGAAGAAAATGAACAAGTAGCAATTGGAAGTTTTGAAATTTCACCGGTAAGCCTTTTTATTGCATATCAAAAGTAAAGTTTTTTGTTATTCAGAAAGGCTTTAGCCGCAGGGTTTAATAGCAAAAATAAGATTTACCTGCGGCGTTTTTATTTAGCTAACTTTTGTGCTTTCAAGAAGCTGTTGCTTTGCTAAAAAAATTCTTATGTTTTCTGATTCTAAATTTAAATGTTTTTCATCATACTCAAGCAAGATAATTGTAAACTTAACTCCCAGTGAAGAATAAAGAAGAATTGAATCTTCCATCTCTTTGTTTATGAAAGAAGTTATAACAAATAGCTCGCGGAAACTATAATTTCTCAAAACTTCAAAGAGCAAAGCTTCAAAGTACTCATTTACCTGAATTTTAATATGCGCTAAGGTTTCAAGAATTTTTAAAAGCTGATTTGAATCCTGTGACGGCAATAAAATCTCTAACGGTTGCAGAGTTTCTTCATCTACACCATTACAAACAAAGCCTACTGGAACATGGGAATCTAAACATTCTTTTGCCAAACTGGCTGCAATCTTTATTCCAAACTCAATTGCGTTTTTGTTAAAAACCTCTTTTCTTTCATACTCTGAACTCTGGACATTCAAAAGTATCAAAGCATCACCTGATGAGGTGTATTCGTACTTATTTACCATCAAAGTATTGTACTTTGCAGTTGCGTTCCAGTTTATTCTATTAAAAGAGTCATATGACTGATATTCTCTTATTCCTGCAAAGTAGAATATATCTTCATAGTAATGTCTTTTTACCACAACCTCACCTGAGAGGCTTGAGCGGGGCAGAAGATGTTTTTTCAGGTCCAAAAATGCAGGGTAAATTGTAATATTGGAATTTACATAGTAACACCTGTCATCTGTTGAAAGACCGAAAAGGTCTCCTGTGACAAGATAGATTTTATCAAGCTTATAAAATCCTCTTTTTGTTGCAACAAATCTATGCCGCCTTATTATTTGCTGGTAAGGTAGAAGAAAGAAAATGCTGATGTACCTTAGCTTATCTCCCACTACATAATTTTTCGCGTTTTCCATGAAAAAGGATGCTGATACTTCAAATTCAGATTTTACCCATGGAAGTGGCATGAGTTTGCCATTGTAAATTCTTTCAATAATATGAATTTCGTCACCTTCGGTTTTTTTGCTTTCTTCAAAGTAAATTTCATATTCTACGTTTTTTAGTCCAAACTTTTTGGTTATAAAAAAGTTTATAGCAAATAGCAGAGAACATATTATAAACAGCCAGAATGTTTCCATACAAATTAACCTCAAGCTTTTTTACTTTTATTATATCTTAAATATTCGAATATTAAAACTTAAATTTTAGATTATTTTGTTCTTAGTGTAAAATATTTATAGGACTTGAGATGGGAAAAATGCTCCCTCCTCTTGGGAAAAATGAGAGAATGATATAAAATAATGAGCAAAAAAAGAAGAAGAAAACTGAAAGGAAAAACAAACCAAAGGAGGGAGCAAAATGTTTGATAATATTATAACAAAAATAGAGGAACTTTTAAATAGATTTGGAGAAGGGATAGTGGAGATATTAAGAGGTGAGAAAGATATAGCGATGTATTCAATGGAATTGAAGGAGAAGATGGATGAGATAGGGAAGGAGATGATAAAAGAGGCATGCGGGCTTGTAGATGAGATTGTAAGGAATGAAAAGAAGAGGAAGGCAAGGTATGAGGTTGTAAGGAAAGATAAGAGGAGCATAAAGACAATATTTGGAGATGTGGAATATATAAGGACGTACTACAAGAATAAAGAAGAGGGAGGGTATGTGTATTTAGCAGATGAAATTTTGGGGATAGAGAAATACCAAAGAATAGACAAAGCAGTCAAAGCAGCAATAGTTGAGAAAGTAGTGGAAATATCATATGAAAAAGCAGCCAAAGAAGTATTAGGAGAAGAGAAAATGACAAGACAAAGTGTAATGAATATTTTGAGGAGGATAGAGGCAGCTCAGTTAGATAGAATCGAGCATAATAAAAAAGGAGTTGCAGGCAGTAAAAAAGTGGTAAAAGAACTTTATATAGAGGCAGATGAAGATCATATTTCGTTACAAAACGGAGAAGGGAAGATAGCGAAGCTTGCGTACATAAATGAGGGATATAAAGAAGAGAAAGGGATTGTCAAAAGAAAGGAATTAAAAGGGGTGCATTATTTTAGCAGTATTAAAGAGAGACCAGAAGATTTTTGGTCAAAAGTAAGTGAATATATAGAGGAGCACTATGAAACGGAGAAGATAGAGAAGATATATTTGTTAGGGGATGGAGCGGCATGGATAAAGGAAGGGCTTGAATGGATAGTGGGTGCAGAATTTGTATTAGACAGGTTTCATCTAATGAGAGAGGTAATCAAAATAAGCGGTGGAGATAAGAATATTTTTGCTGGGATAGTAGAAGCATTGAGGGATAAGGATAGAGAGAAGTTTGAGGGATTGGTAGCTAAAGCGATGGAAAAGGCTGGAGAGGACAAAAGAGCGTTGAAGAGGATAAATGAAAGTAGGAGATATATAGCCAATCATTGGGATAATATAGTATTAGAGTTAGATAATAGGATTATAAAAGGATGTAGTGCAGAAGGGCATGTAAGCCACGTATTAGCAGATAGGATGAGTTCAAGACCAAGAGGATGGAGCGAACAAGGAGCAGAAGTGATGGTAAAGTTATTGAGCTTGAAGTATAATGGTGTAAACTTGAAAGAAGCATATTTAAAAGAGATTTGTGGCAAGGAAGAGAAAGAAGAAAAAATATTGAAAGAAATTGTGAGAAAAAATGTTAAGAAGATAAGGAAACAGATTGAGGAGACGAGGAATAATGTGCCAATTTTAGCAAGAGGAAAAGTTGATTTGACGTTTAGAGTACTGAAAGGCCTAAGTACTGGAGATTTCTTAAATGCAGTCGTATTTTAATAAAAAATTTCCCTACAAACTCTTGACACTATCATTTTGTTTTAGCTTCTTGACTTTTTGCCATGCAAAACGATAAAATTAAGGTGATAAATTTAGTTTGTTCACAGGATTTTATATGAATATATTGCAAGTTTTCTATTTTGACAACCTCAAAAATTTATGATATAATCTATCTTGCTTGAAAATTCAAAGGAAAATGTGCCGAAGTGGTGGAACTGGCAGACGCGCTGGACTCAAAATCCAGTGGCCGCGAGGCCGTGCGGGTTCGACTCCCGCCTTCGGCACCATAATAGGTTTTGAATATAGCCCCTTTTTTAAACCTCTACGGGTTTCAATAAAAAGGGGTTTTTTATTTTGCTGTTTTTAAAGAATAAAAAATGGGTAAAAAAAAGACAGGATGGTACTTAAAGATGGGAGAACATTTAATGATAGTTAAAAATATATTGATTGCGGATGAAAATGAGTATGAAAGAAGAGCTATTATAGAGAGATTTGAAAATTCTTTTGATCCGACACATCGCTATGTCTTTTTTGAAGCTATTGACGGTGAGGAAGCTTTAAACAAGATTGGTGAGAATAATATTCATATTGCTATAATAGATACAAATTTATCTAAAATAAATGGCTTTGAAGTTTTGAAAACTATTAAGAGAAGCCCTGTTAAAGCTCACATTCCAGTAATTTTGCTAAGTAGCAATATTCACCGTGCAACAAGATTGAAGGCATATGAACTTGGTGCTGTTGGAATCATACCAAAGCCGTTTTCAACTTTGGAGGTATTCAATATAGTTAAATCACTTTTGTACACCCAGGATGAATATTTACATATTCATGAGGTTATGCATATTATTTCTTTTTTAGAACAGATGTCAGATAAGCAAGTCATTGTTGTTCCCAAAATTGTAGATGAGTTTTTGTCAGAATATTTTACTTCATACAAATTTTTGGCTGTGAATGCTTCAACTGGAGAGCCGCTTTATAACAGAGATTTTGATGAAGACGAGATTAGAGAGATTTTAACTTGTTTGAAAAATGGGCAAGATGCCTATTTGACTATAAAGATTAATATTAAAGGCGAAATTTATTATTTTATATTTAAGATTTTTAGCGATAATAAAAGATTTATACTTTTAAAAAAAGTTTTAGACTTTTGGAGTGAATTAAATGATAGATAACATAAATTTTGTAATCTTGTGTGTTATAGTTATTTTAATTATTCTAATTGTTACTTCAGGAATTGTGTTCTTGTATAAAATTGTAAATAGTATTCGTCAAGAAAGAATAAGACAGATTTTTAAAGATTACAGCAAAATTGTCTATGAAGTAATAACAGGAAAGAAGAGAATCGCCAATATTGAAAATTTTTATATTCTGAGTGATGTTATAAACTTAAATTATTCATGGATAGATGAAGAAGAGAAGGAGAATCTTTATATTACTTTGAAAAATTCGAATTTTTTTAATTTTGCTTTAAATAAAATTCAAAAAGGTAATAAAGCTCAAAGATTAAGGTTTGCAAAAGTTTTAAGCATTGCAGGTGGAGAAGACGAACTGAAAATACTTTTAAATATTAGCATTAAAAATCCATATCTTATAGATATTACTGCTGAAGGTATTTTCAAAAATATAGATAAAATACAAGATTTGGGCAAGTTTAAACCTTTTTTAAAAACCATCTTTTTAAATATGGACAAATATCCATATGCTATTAAAAGAAGAGTAGAATTTTTTGCAGTTTACGGTGGAGAAAAAATAAAAAACATTCTTTTCCATGTTATAAAAGAAAATCCATCAGACAAGGTTTTAATATCTTGTTTAAACATATTTTCAGAAATTTTAACATTTGAAGATTTAGAGCATATTGATTTTCTTATAAACCATCCTTCACCGGAAGTTAGAGCTGCTTTCTGTAAAGTAATAGAGAAAATAGGATATATA
The DNA window shown above is from Caldicellulosiruptor owensensis OL and carries:
- a CDS encoding ISLre2-like element ISCow1 family transposase yields the protein MFDNIITKIEELLNRFGEGIVEILRGEKDIAMYSMELKEKMDEIGKEMIKEACGLVDEIVRNEKKRKARYEVVRKDKRSIKTIFGDVEYIRTYYKNKEEGGYVYLADEILGIEKYQRIDKAVKAAIVEKVVEISYEKAAKEVLGEEKMTRQSVMNILRRIEAAQLDRIEHNKKGVAGSKKVVKELYIEADEDHISLQNGEGKIAKLAYINEGYKEEKGIVKRKELKGVHYFSSIKERPEDFWSKVSEYIEEHYETEKIEKIYLLGDGAAWIKEGLEWIVGAEFVLDRFHLMREVIKISGGDKNIFAGIVEALRDKDREKFEGLVAKAMEKAGEDKRALKRINESRRYIANHWDNIVLELDNRIIKGCSAEGHVSHVLADRMSSRPRGWSEQGAEVMVKLLSLKYNGVNLKEAYLKEICGKEEKEEKILKEIVRKNVKKIRKQIEETRNNVPILARGKVDLTFRVLKGLSTGDFLNAVVF
- a CDS encoding response regulator; the encoded protein is MIVKNILIADENEYERRAIIERFENSFDPTHRYVFFEAIDGEEALNKIGENNIHIAIIDTNLSKINGFEVLKTIKRSPVKAHIPVILLSSNIHRATRLKAYELGAVGIIPKPFSTLEVFNIVKSLLYTQDEYLHIHEVMHIISFLEQMSDKQVIVVPKIVDEFLSEYFTSYKFLAVNASTGEPLYNRDFDEDEIREILTCLKNGQDAYLTIKINIKGEIYYFIFKIFSDNKRFILLKKVLDFWSELNDR
- the pulA gene encoding type I pullulanase produces the protein MIVRAYIDDFSEIVVVLSRMVHSIKKEDFKVFLNEEEIDIERIDKIIPHSDNPFEAEMRGYEICEQKGKIRFVLKEGHFDYHRKPLRKPVFVIGEMNNWQISPEWEMTYSKLRGRYELIKDLKDIKIGQKFKFAEGANQKLWYPPGFGNDIVISEYFDRENAFSNMIRIVTSKRLLPNLKYKVVYKTEHIWARPREILTRPEFFYPYELGFKYEPYGTYFKLWAPSAYKVKVKIFDESENFRFEKEMAREENGVWNIYLTGNLKNHYYLYEVWHYNYDEDEGFIVYEVPDPYSKASSSNSQKSFIFDPADTQIEGWHHDEYVKTIEKQQDAIIYEMHVRDFTIDETSGIDDKLRGKFLGLCQQSYYKERFSTGLLHLKELGITHIHLLPISDFGSVDDKNPDKKYNWGYDPVLYQCPEYWYSTKSGGIEALKELKIMIKTLHQNGIGVVMDVVFNHTYHIKGGRFSIFDKVVPGYFYRVDDYGEYSNATGCGNEIATEKPMVRKFILDTIIYWTEEFHIDGFRFDLMGLIDTQTMRTIAREVRKRNPKALIYGEGWVMGDSLCLVEERATIESSAHKGYSIGLFNDRIRDSIRGDLDGFRTGYMHGNLSDVERLKQGIKAAIDDFAKEPDECVNYVSCHDNLTLFDKAQKTMVGEDIFWIDRACRLANAIILTSQGIAFLHGGVEFNRSKGGHPNTYNAGDSINKIDWSLKEKFYDTFKFYCDLIKLRKEHLAFRMRSSGEIRKYLKFVPAPDGIVAFLISYPRDNWKKIVVAYNPFKEKKVIALPDGIWNIKANDGVIFSEENEQVAIGSFEISPVSLFIAYQK
- a CDS encoding DUF58 domain-containing protein, with translation METFWLFIICSLLFAINFFITKKFGLKNVEYEIYFEESKKTEGDEIHIIERIYNGKLMPLPWVKSEFEVSASFFMENAKNYVVGDKLRYISIFFLLPYQQIIRRHRFVATKRGFYKLDKIYLVTGDLFGLSTDDRCYYVNSNITIYPAFLDLKKHLLPRSSLSGEVVVKRHYYEDIFYFAGIREYQSYDSFNRINWNATAKYNTLMVNKYEYTSSGDALILLNVQSSEYERKEVFNKNAIEFGIKIAASLAKECLDSHVPVGFVCNGVDEETLQPLEILLPSQDSNQLLKILETLAHIKIQVNEYFEALLFEVLRNYSFRELFVITSFINKEMEDSILLYSSLGVKFTIILLEYDEKHLNLESENIRIFLAKQQLLESTKVS